One window of the Anopheles cruzii chromosome 2, idAnoCruzAS_RS32_06, whole genome shotgun sequence genome contains the following:
- the LOC128268635 gene encoding cytoplasmic dynein 1 intermediate chain-like isoform X9: protein MDRKAELERKKAKLQALREEKDRRRKEKEQKDLEEATGKMGTTETNPRKDLDEMLSSLGVAPVSEVLSSLSSVNSATSDHSATLTPDTSLQPSTDGQKKKAVNLSLVSVQATNIPPKETVVYTKQTQTNSTGGHERDDEYNLNPGLEWEDEITGDDEENSLTHIDHGFHSKLPPGILPHGLPTVKEVAPAITPQEQKKDDLKEVKELSAEQKQMIILSEDFQRFILRAGKVMERALSEKVDIYTDYIGGSDEDDMGDEKTQARLSLNRSFYCDRWSKNRCVTSFDWSTYYPELMVASYHSNEECPNEPDGVVIVWNTKFKKQTPEEVFHCQSAVISTCFAKFHPNLILGGTYSGQIVLWDNRVQKRTPIQRTPLSASAHTQPVYCLSMVGTQNAHNVISISSDGKLCSWSLDMLSQPQDVLELQHRQSKAISVTCMAFPHNEVNNFVLGSEDGYVYSASRHGNRSGIGETYEKHLGPVTGISAHHNQSSPDFGHLFLTSSIDWTIKLWSLKDNRPLYSFEDNSHYVMDVAWSPTHPALFAGVDGGGRLDLWNLNQDTEVPTASVTVEGQPALNRVSWTPSGLHVTVGDEAGRIYVYDVADNLAHPRMDEWNKLSAVLYDLKINQTDEFDEMDKKSPVPQNTSLNSLTSLTSSPLI, encoded by the exons ATGGATCGCAAAGCGGAGCTAGAGCGTAAAAAGGCCAAACTGCAGGCTCTCCGGGAGGAGAAAGATCGACGGCGGAAGGAAAAGGAGCAGAAAGACCTGGAGGAAGCAACGGGAAAAATGGGCACCACCGAAACTAACCCAAGAAA GGATTTGGATGAAATGCTCTCGTCACTTGGTGTTGCCCCCGTATCGGAAGTTCTTTCATCATTGTCATCGGTGAATTCCGCCACATCGGACCATTCTGCAACACTCACTCCCGATACCAGTCTGCAACCCAGCACGGACGGACAGAA AAAGAAGGCGGTCAACCTGAGCCTGGTGTCCGTGCAAGCTACCAACATTCCGCCGAAAGAGACGGTTGTTTACACCAAGCAGACACAAACTAACAGTACCGGCGGTCATGAGCGTGACG ATGAATACAATCTTAATCCCGGTTTAGAATGGGAGGATGAGATTACAG GTGACGATGAGGAAAACTCTTTGACTCACATCGACCACGGGTTCCATTCGAAGCTGCCCCCCGGCATTCTGCCGCACGGCTTACCGACGGTGAAGGAAGTGGCCCCGGCAATAACACCCCAGGAGCAGAAGAAGGACGATCTGAAGGAAG TGAAGGAACTGTCCGCCGAGCAGAAGCAAATGATTATTCTGTCGGAAGATTTTCAACGATTCATACTGCGCGCAGGCAAAGTTATGGAGCGCGCACTGTCCGAGAAGGTCGACATTTACACCGACTACATTGGAGGCAGTGATGAAGATGATATGGG CGATGAAAAAACCCAAGCTCGCCTGTCGCTCAATCGTTCTTTCTACTGCGATCGCTGGTCGAAGAACCGATGCGTTACGTCGTTCGACTGGTCCACATACTATCCGGAGTTGATGGTTGCGTCGTACCACAGCAACGAGGAGTGCCCGAACGAACCAGACGGCGTGGTGATTGTGTGGAACACAAAGTTCAAGAAACAAACGCCCGAGGAGGTGTTCCACTGTCAGAGCGCCGTCATATCGACCTGCTTCGCGAAGTTTCACCCGAATCTAATCCTGGGCGGGACCTACTCCGGGCAGATCGTACTGTGGGACAATCGGGTACAGAAGCGAACACCGATCCAACGTACACCACTCAGCGCTAGCGCTCATACG CAACCCGTTTATTGTCTCTCGATGGTTGGTACGCAGAATGCCCATAACGTCATCTCGATAAGCTCAGACGGCAAGCTTTGCTCGTGGAGTCTTGACATGCTCTCTCAGCCACAGGATGTGCTGGAACTGCAACACCGCCAGTCCAAGGCGATTTCGGTCACGTGCATGGCCTTCCCGCATAACGAGGTAAACAACTTCGTACTGGGCAGCGAAGATGGGTACGTGTACTCGGCCAGTCGCCATGGCAATCGGTCCGGCATTGGGGAAACCTACGAGAAGCACCTCGGCCCGGTGACCGGCATTTCGGCGCACCACAACCAGTCGTCACCGGATTTCGGCCATCTCTTCCTTACCTCTTCCATTGATTGGACGATCAAACTGTGGAGCCTGAAGGACAATCGACCGTTGTATTCGTTCGAGGACAATTCGCATTATGTGATGGATGTGGCATGGTCACCGACCCATCCAGCTCTGTTCGCCGGTGTCGATGGAGGCGGACGGCTCGACTTGTGGAATCTTAACCAAGATACGGAGGTACCGACGGCGTCAGTGACCGTCGAAGGACAACCGGCACTGAACCGGGTTTCCTGGACACCGTCCGGGTTGCATGTGACGGTGGGTGACGAAGCGGGTCGCATTTACGTTTACGATGTGGCCGATAATCTGGCGCATCCACGCATGGACGAGTGGAACAAGCTAAGCGCCGTATTGTATGATCTGAAGATCAACCAAACGGACGAGTTTGATGAGATGGATAAAAAGTCGCCGGTCCCACAAAACACGTCGCTCAACTCGCTCACGTCGCTTACTAGCTCGCCGCTCATATGA
- the LOC128268635 gene encoding cytoplasmic dynein 1 intermediate chain-like isoform X1: MDRKAELERKKAKLQALREEKDRRRKEKEQKDLEEATGKMGTTETNPRKDLDEMLSSLGVAPVSEVLSSLSSVNSATSDHSATLTPDTSLQPSTDGQNCRKKAVNLSLVSVQATNIPPKETVVYTKQTQTNSTGGHERDAHATDYYDEYNLNPGLEWEDEITGDDEENSLTHIDHGFHSKLPPGILPHGLPTVKEVAPAITPQEQKKDDLKEVKELSAEQKQMIILSEDFQRFILRAGKVMERALSEKVDIYTDYIGGSDEDDMGDEKTQARLSLNRSFYCDRWSKNRCVTSFDWSTYYPELMVASYHSNEECPNEPDGVVIVWNTKFKKQTPEEVFHCQSAVISTCFAKFHPNLILGGTYSGQIVLWDNRVQKRTPIQRTPLSASAHTQPVYCLSMVGTQNAHNVISISSDGKLCSWSLDMLSQPQDVLELQHRQSKAISVTCMAFPHNEVNNFVLGSEDGYVYSASRHGNRSGIGETYEKHLGPVTGISAHHNQSSPDFGHLFLTSSIDWTIKLWSLKDNRPLYSFEDNSHYVMDVAWSPTHPALFAGVDGGGRLDLWNLNQDTEVPTASVTVEGQPALNRVSWTPSGLHVTVGDEAGRIYVYDVADNLAHPRMDEWNKLSAVLYDLKINQTDEFDEMDKKSPVPQNTSLNSLTSLTSSPLI; encoded by the exons ATGGATCGCAAAGCGGAGCTAGAGCGTAAAAAGGCCAAACTGCAGGCTCTCCGGGAGGAGAAAGATCGACGGCGGAAGGAAAAGGAGCAGAAAGACCTGGAGGAAGCAACGGGAAAAATGGGCACCACCGAAACTAACCCAAGAAA GGATTTGGATGAAATGCTCTCGTCACTTGGTGTTGCCCCCGTATCGGAAGTTCTTTCATCATTGTCATCGGTGAATTCCGCCACATCGGACCATTCTGCAACACTCACTCCCGATACCAGTCTGCAACCCAGCACGGACGGACAGAA CTGCAGAAAGAAGGCGGTCAACCTGAGCCTGGTGTCCGTGCAAGCTACCAACATTCCGCCGAAAGAGACGGTTGTTTACACCAAGCAGACACAAACTAACAGTACCGGCGGTCATGAGCGTGACG CTCATGCCACCGATTACTACG ATGAATACAATCTTAATCCCGGTTTAGAATGGGAGGATGAGATTACAG GTGACGATGAGGAAAACTCTTTGACTCACATCGACCACGGGTTCCATTCGAAGCTGCCCCCCGGCATTCTGCCGCACGGCTTACCGACGGTGAAGGAAGTGGCCCCGGCAATAACACCCCAGGAGCAGAAGAAGGACGATCTGAAGGAAG TGAAGGAACTGTCCGCCGAGCAGAAGCAAATGATTATTCTGTCGGAAGATTTTCAACGATTCATACTGCGCGCAGGCAAAGTTATGGAGCGCGCACTGTCCGAGAAGGTCGACATTTACACCGACTACATTGGAGGCAGTGATGAAGATGATATGGG CGATGAAAAAACCCAAGCTCGCCTGTCGCTCAATCGTTCTTTCTACTGCGATCGCTGGTCGAAGAACCGATGCGTTACGTCGTTCGACTGGTCCACATACTATCCGGAGTTGATGGTTGCGTCGTACCACAGCAACGAGGAGTGCCCGAACGAACCAGACGGCGTGGTGATTGTGTGGAACACAAAGTTCAAGAAACAAACGCCCGAGGAGGTGTTCCACTGTCAGAGCGCCGTCATATCGACCTGCTTCGCGAAGTTTCACCCGAATCTAATCCTGGGCGGGACCTACTCCGGGCAGATCGTACTGTGGGACAATCGGGTACAGAAGCGAACACCGATCCAACGTACACCACTCAGCGCTAGCGCTCATACG CAACCCGTTTATTGTCTCTCGATGGTTGGTACGCAGAATGCCCATAACGTCATCTCGATAAGCTCAGACGGCAAGCTTTGCTCGTGGAGTCTTGACATGCTCTCTCAGCCACAGGATGTGCTGGAACTGCAACACCGCCAGTCCAAGGCGATTTCGGTCACGTGCATGGCCTTCCCGCATAACGAGGTAAACAACTTCGTACTGGGCAGCGAAGATGGGTACGTGTACTCGGCCAGTCGCCATGGCAATCGGTCCGGCATTGGGGAAACCTACGAGAAGCACCTCGGCCCGGTGACCGGCATTTCGGCGCACCACAACCAGTCGTCACCGGATTTCGGCCATCTCTTCCTTACCTCTTCCATTGATTGGACGATCAAACTGTGGAGCCTGAAGGACAATCGACCGTTGTATTCGTTCGAGGACAATTCGCATTATGTGATGGATGTGGCATGGTCACCGACCCATCCAGCTCTGTTCGCCGGTGTCGATGGAGGCGGACGGCTCGACTTGTGGAATCTTAACCAAGATACGGAGGTACCGACGGCGTCAGTGACCGTCGAAGGACAACCGGCACTGAACCGGGTTTCCTGGACACCGTCCGGGTTGCATGTGACGGTGGGTGACGAAGCGGGTCGCATTTACGTTTACGATGTGGCCGATAATCTGGCGCATCCACGCATGGACGAGTGGAACAAGCTAAGCGCCGTATTGTATGATCTGAAGATCAACCAAACGGACGAGTTTGATGAGATGGATAAAAAGTCGCCGGTCCCACAAAACACGTCGCTCAACTCGCTCACGTCGCTTACTAGCTCGCCGCTCATATGA
- the LOC128268635 gene encoding cytoplasmic dynein 1 intermediate chain-like isoform X6 — protein MDRKAELERKKAKLQALREEKDRRRKEKEQKDLEEATGKMGTTETNPRKDLDEMLSSLGVAPVSEVLSSLSSVNSATSDHSATLTPDTSLQPSTDGQKKKAVNLSLVSVQATNIPPKETVVYTKQTQTNSTGGHERDGYMEDWWRPRKAHATDYYDEYNLNPGLEWEDEITGDDEENSLTHIDHGFHSKLPPGILPHGLPTVKEVAPAITPQEQKKDDLKEVKELSAEQKQMIILSEDFQRFILRAGKVMERALSEKVDIYTDYIGGSDEDDMGDEKTQARLSLNRSFYCDRWSKNRCVTSFDWSTYYPELMVASYHSNEECPNEPDGVVIVWNTKFKKQTPEEVFHCQSAVISTCFAKFHPNLILGGTYSGQIVLWDNRVQKRTPIQRTPLSASAHTQPVYCLSMVGTQNAHNVISISSDGKLCSWSLDMLSQPQDVLELQHRQSKAISVTCMAFPHNEVNNFVLGSEDGYVYSASRHGNRSGIGETYEKHLGPVTGISAHHNQSSPDFGHLFLTSSIDWTIKLWSLKDNRPLYSFEDNSHYVMDVAWSPTHPALFAGVDGGGRLDLWNLNQDTEVPTASVTVEGQPALNRVSWTPSGLHVTVGDEAGRIYVYDVADNLAHPRMDEWNKLSAVLYDLKINQTDEFDEMDKKSPVPQNTSLNSLTSLTSSPLI, from the exons ATGGATCGCAAAGCGGAGCTAGAGCGTAAAAAGGCCAAACTGCAGGCTCTCCGGGAGGAGAAAGATCGACGGCGGAAGGAAAAGGAGCAGAAAGACCTGGAGGAAGCAACGGGAAAAATGGGCACCACCGAAACTAACCCAAGAAA GGATTTGGATGAAATGCTCTCGTCACTTGGTGTTGCCCCCGTATCGGAAGTTCTTTCATCATTGTCATCGGTGAATTCCGCCACATCGGACCATTCTGCAACACTCACTCCCGATACCAGTCTGCAACCCAGCACGGACGGACAGAA AAAGAAGGCGGTCAACCTGAGCCTGGTGTCCGTGCAAGCTACCAACATTCCGCCGAAAGAGACGGTTGTTTACACCAAGCAGACACAAACTAACAGTACCGGCGGTCATGAGCGTGACG GATATATGGAGGATTGGTGGAGACCGCGCAAAG CTCATGCCACCGATTACTACG ATGAATACAATCTTAATCCCGGTTTAGAATGGGAGGATGAGATTACAG GTGACGATGAGGAAAACTCTTTGACTCACATCGACCACGGGTTCCATTCGAAGCTGCCCCCCGGCATTCTGCCGCACGGCTTACCGACGGTGAAGGAAGTGGCCCCGGCAATAACACCCCAGGAGCAGAAGAAGGACGATCTGAAGGAAG TGAAGGAACTGTCCGCCGAGCAGAAGCAAATGATTATTCTGTCGGAAGATTTTCAACGATTCATACTGCGCGCAGGCAAAGTTATGGAGCGCGCACTGTCCGAGAAGGTCGACATTTACACCGACTACATTGGAGGCAGTGATGAAGATGATATGGG CGATGAAAAAACCCAAGCTCGCCTGTCGCTCAATCGTTCTTTCTACTGCGATCGCTGGTCGAAGAACCGATGCGTTACGTCGTTCGACTGGTCCACATACTATCCGGAGTTGATGGTTGCGTCGTACCACAGCAACGAGGAGTGCCCGAACGAACCAGACGGCGTGGTGATTGTGTGGAACACAAAGTTCAAGAAACAAACGCCCGAGGAGGTGTTCCACTGTCAGAGCGCCGTCATATCGACCTGCTTCGCGAAGTTTCACCCGAATCTAATCCTGGGCGGGACCTACTCCGGGCAGATCGTACTGTGGGACAATCGGGTACAGAAGCGAACACCGATCCAACGTACACCACTCAGCGCTAGCGCTCATACG CAACCCGTTTATTGTCTCTCGATGGTTGGTACGCAGAATGCCCATAACGTCATCTCGATAAGCTCAGACGGCAAGCTTTGCTCGTGGAGTCTTGACATGCTCTCTCAGCCACAGGATGTGCTGGAACTGCAACACCGCCAGTCCAAGGCGATTTCGGTCACGTGCATGGCCTTCCCGCATAACGAGGTAAACAACTTCGTACTGGGCAGCGAAGATGGGTACGTGTACTCGGCCAGTCGCCATGGCAATCGGTCCGGCATTGGGGAAACCTACGAGAAGCACCTCGGCCCGGTGACCGGCATTTCGGCGCACCACAACCAGTCGTCACCGGATTTCGGCCATCTCTTCCTTACCTCTTCCATTGATTGGACGATCAAACTGTGGAGCCTGAAGGACAATCGACCGTTGTATTCGTTCGAGGACAATTCGCATTATGTGATGGATGTGGCATGGTCACCGACCCATCCAGCTCTGTTCGCCGGTGTCGATGGAGGCGGACGGCTCGACTTGTGGAATCTTAACCAAGATACGGAGGTACCGACGGCGTCAGTGACCGTCGAAGGACAACCGGCACTGAACCGGGTTTCCTGGACACCGTCCGGGTTGCATGTGACGGTGGGTGACGAAGCGGGTCGCATTTACGTTTACGATGTGGCCGATAATCTGGCGCATCCACGCATGGACGAGTGGAACAAGCTAAGCGCCGTATTGTATGATCTGAAGATCAACCAAACGGACGAGTTTGATGAGATGGATAAAAAGTCGCCGGTCCCACAAAACACGTCGCTCAACTCGCTCACGTCGCTTACTAGCTCGCCGCTCATATGA
- the LOC128268635 gene encoding cytoplasmic dynein 1 intermediate chain-like isoform X5: MDRKAELERKKAKLQALREEKDRRRKEKEQKDLEEATGKMGTTETNPRKDLDEMLSSLGVAPVSEVLSSLSSVNSATSDHSATLTPDTSLQPSTDGQKKKAVNLSLVSVQATNIPPKETVVYTKQTQTNSTGGHERDAHATDYYDEYNLNPGLEWEDEITGDDEENSLTHIDHGFHSKLPPGILPHGLPTVKEVAPAITPQEQKKDDLKEVKELSAEQKQMIILSEDFQRFILRAGKVMERALSEKVDIYTDYIGGSDEDDMGDEKTQARLSLNRSFYCDRWSKNRCVTSFDWSTYYPELMVASYHSNEECPNEPDGVVIVWNTKFKKQTPEEVFHCQSAVISTCFAKFHPNLILGGTYSGQIVLWDNRVQKRTPIQRTPLSASAHTQPVYCLSMVGTQNAHNVISISSDGKLCSWSLDMLSQPQDVLELQHRQSKAISVTCMAFPHNEVNNFVLGSEDGYVYSASRHGNRSGIGETYEKHLGPVTGISAHHNQSSPDFGHLFLTSSIDWTIKLWSLKDNRPLYSFEDNSHYVMDVAWSPTHPALFAGVDGGGRLDLWNLNQDTEVPTASVTVEGQPALNRVSWTPSGLHVTVGDEAGRIYVYDVADNLAHPRMDEWNKLSAVLYDLKINQTDEFDEMDKKSPVPQNTSLNSLTSLTSSPLI; the protein is encoded by the exons ATGGATCGCAAAGCGGAGCTAGAGCGTAAAAAGGCCAAACTGCAGGCTCTCCGGGAGGAGAAAGATCGACGGCGGAAGGAAAAGGAGCAGAAAGACCTGGAGGAAGCAACGGGAAAAATGGGCACCACCGAAACTAACCCAAGAAA GGATTTGGATGAAATGCTCTCGTCACTTGGTGTTGCCCCCGTATCGGAAGTTCTTTCATCATTGTCATCGGTGAATTCCGCCACATCGGACCATTCTGCAACACTCACTCCCGATACCAGTCTGCAACCCAGCACGGACGGACAGAA AAAGAAGGCGGTCAACCTGAGCCTGGTGTCCGTGCAAGCTACCAACATTCCGCCGAAAGAGACGGTTGTTTACACCAAGCAGACACAAACTAACAGTACCGGCGGTCATGAGCGTGACG CTCATGCCACCGATTACTACG ATGAATACAATCTTAATCCCGGTTTAGAATGGGAGGATGAGATTACAG GTGACGATGAGGAAAACTCTTTGACTCACATCGACCACGGGTTCCATTCGAAGCTGCCCCCCGGCATTCTGCCGCACGGCTTACCGACGGTGAAGGAAGTGGCCCCGGCAATAACACCCCAGGAGCAGAAGAAGGACGATCTGAAGGAAG TGAAGGAACTGTCCGCCGAGCAGAAGCAAATGATTATTCTGTCGGAAGATTTTCAACGATTCATACTGCGCGCAGGCAAAGTTATGGAGCGCGCACTGTCCGAGAAGGTCGACATTTACACCGACTACATTGGAGGCAGTGATGAAGATGATATGGG CGATGAAAAAACCCAAGCTCGCCTGTCGCTCAATCGTTCTTTCTACTGCGATCGCTGGTCGAAGAACCGATGCGTTACGTCGTTCGACTGGTCCACATACTATCCGGAGTTGATGGTTGCGTCGTACCACAGCAACGAGGAGTGCCCGAACGAACCAGACGGCGTGGTGATTGTGTGGAACACAAAGTTCAAGAAACAAACGCCCGAGGAGGTGTTCCACTGTCAGAGCGCCGTCATATCGACCTGCTTCGCGAAGTTTCACCCGAATCTAATCCTGGGCGGGACCTACTCCGGGCAGATCGTACTGTGGGACAATCGGGTACAGAAGCGAACACCGATCCAACGTACACCACTCAGCGCTAGCGCTCATACG CAACCCGTTTATTGTCTCTCGATGGTTGGTACGCAGAATGCCCATAACGTCATCTCGATAAGCTCAGACGGCAAGCTTTGCTCGTGGAGTCTTGACATGCTCTCTCAGCCACAGGATGTGCTGGAACTGCAACACCGCCAGTCCAAGGCGATTTCGGTCACGTGCATGGCCTTCCCGCATAACGAGGTAAACAACTTCGTACTGGGCAGCGAAGATGGGTACGTGTACTCGGCCAGTCGCCATGGCAATCGGTCCGGCATTGGGGAAACCTACGAGAAGCACCTCGGCCCGGTGACCGGCATTTCGGCGCACCACAACCAGTCGTCACCGGATTTCGGCCATCTCTTCCTTACCTCTTCCATTGATTGGACGATCAAACTGTGGAGCCTGAAGGACAATCGACCGTTGTATTCGTTCGAGGACAATTCGCATTATGTGATGGATGTGGCATGGTCACCGACCCATCCAGCTCTGTTCGCCGGTGTCGATGGAGGCGGACGGCTCGACTTGTGGAATCTTAACCAAGATACGGAGGTACCGACGGCGTCAGTGACCGTCGAAGGACAACCGGCACTGAACCGGGTTTCCTGGACACCGTCCGGGTTGCATGTGACGGTGGGTGACGAAGCGGGTCGCATTTACGTTTACGATGTGGCCGATAATCTGGCGCATCCACGCATGGACGAGTGGAACAAGCTAAGCGCCGTATTGTATGATCTGAAGATCAACCAAACGGACGAGTTTGATGAGATGGATAAAAAGTCGCCGGTCCCACAAAACACGTCGCTCAACTCGCTCACGTCGCTTACTAGCTCGCCGCTCATATGA
- the LOC128268635 gene encoding cytoplasmic dynein 1 intermediate chain-like isoform X2, with amino-acid sequence MDRKAELERKKAKLQALREEKDRRRKEKEQKDLEEATGKMGTTETNPRKDLDEMLSSLGVAPVSEVLSSLSSVNSATSDHSATLTPDTSLQPSTDGQKKKAVNLSLVSVQATNIPPKETVVYTKQTQTNSTGGHERDVFSCHSSPLSGYMEDWWRPRKAHATDYYDEYNLNPGLEWEDEITGDDEENSLTHIDHGFHSKLPPGILPHGLPTVKEVAPAITPQEQKKDDLKEVKELSAEQKQMIILSEDFQRFILRAGKVMERALSEKVDIYTDYIGGSDEDDMGDEKTQARLSLNRSFYCDRWSKNRCVTSFDWSTYYPELMVASYHSNEECPNEPDGVVIVWNTKFKKQTPEEVFHCQSAVISTCFAKFHPNLILGGTYSGQIVLWDNRVQKRTPIQRTPLSASAHTQPVYCLSMVGTQNAHNVISISSDGKLCSWSLDMLSQPQDVLELQHRQSKAISVTCMAFPHNEVNNFVLGSEDGYVYSASRHGNRSGIGETYEKHLGPVTGISAHHNQSSPDFGHLFLTSSIDWTIKLWSLKDNRPLYSFEDNSHYVMDVAWSPTHPALFAGVDGGGRLDLWNLNQDTEVPTASVTVEGQPALNRVSWTPSGLHVTVGDEAGRIYVYDVADNLAHPRMDEWNKLSAVLYDLKINQTDEFDEMDKKSPVPQNTSLNSLTSLTSSPLI; translated from the exons ATGGATCGCAAAGCGGAGCTAGAGCGTAAAAAGGCCAAACTGCAGGCTCTCCGGGAGGAGAAAGATCGACGGCGGAAGGAAAAGGAGCAGAAAGACCTGGAGGAAGCAACGGGAAAAATGGGCACCACCGAAACTAACCCAAGAAA GGATTTGGATGAAATGCTCTCGTCACTTGGTGTTGCCCCCGTATCGGAAGTTCTTTCATCATTGTCATCGGTGAATTCCGCCACATCGGACCATTCTGCAACACTCACTCCCGATACCAGTCTGCAACCCAGCACGGACGGACAGAA AAAGAAGGCGGTCAACCTGAGCCTGGTGTCCGTGCAAGCTACCAACATTCCGCCGAAAGAGACGGTTGTTTACACCAAGCAGACACAAACTAACAGTACCGGCGGTCATGAGCGTGACG TTTTTTCTTGCCATTCCTCACCTCTATCAGGATATATGGAGGATTGGTGGAGACCGCGCAAAG CTCATGCCACCGATTACTACG ATGAATACAATCTTAATCCCGGTTTAGAATGGGAGGATGAGATTACAG GTGACGATGAGGAAAACTCTTTGACTCACATCGACCACGGGTTCCATTCGAAGCTGCCCCCCGGCATTCTGCCGCACGGCTTACCGACGGTGAAGGAAGTGGCCCCGGCAATAACACCCCAGGAGCAGAAGAAGGACGATCTGAAGGAAG TGAAGGAACTGTCCGCCGAGCAGAAGCAAATGATTATTCTGTCGGAAGATTTTCAACGATTCATACTGCGCGCAGGCAAAGTTATGGAGCGCGCACTGTCCGAGAAGGTCGACATTTACACCGACTACATTGGAGGCAGTGATGAAGATGATATGGG CGATGAAAAAACCCAAGCTCGCCTGTCGCTCAATCGTTCTTTCTACTGCGATCGCTGGTCGAAGAACCGATGCGTTACGTCGTTCGACTGGTCCACATACTATCCGGAGTTGATGGTTGCGTCGTACCACAGCAACGAGGAGTGCCCGAACGAACCAGACGGCGTGGTGATTGTGTGGAACACAAAGTTCAAGAAACAAACGCCCGAGGAGGTGTTCCACTGTCAGAGCGCCGTCATATCGACCTGCTTCGCGAAGTTTCACCCGAATCTAATCCTGGGCGGGACCTACTCCGGGCAGATCGTACTGTGGGACAATCGGGTACAGAAGCGAACACCGATCCAACGTACACCACTCAGCGCTAGCGCTCATACG CAACCCGTTTATTGTCTCTCGATGGTTGGTACGCAGAATGCCCATAACGTCATCTCGATAAGCTCAGACGGCAAGCTTTGCTCGTGGAGTCTTGACATGCTCTCTCAGCCACAGGATGTGCTGGAACTGCAACACCGCCAGTCCAAGGCGATTTCGGTCACGTGCATGGCCTTCCCGCATAACGAGGTAAACAACTTCGTACTGGGCAGCGAAGATGGGTACGTGTACTCGGCCAGTCGCCATGGCAATCGGTCCGGCATTGGGGAAACCTACGAGAAGCACCTCGGCCCGGTGACCGGCATTTCGGCGCACCACAACCAGTCGTCACCGGATTTCGGCCATCTCTTCCTTACCTCTTCCATTGATTGGACGATCAAACTGTGGAGCCTGAAGGACAATCGACCGTTGTATTCGTTCGAGGACAATTCGCATTATGTGATGGATGTGGCATGGTCACCGACCCATCCAGCTCTGTTCGCCGGTGTCGATGGAGGCGGACGGCTCGACTTGTGGAATCTTAACCAAGATACGGAGGTACCGACGGCGTCAGTGACCGTCGAAGGACAACCGGCACTGAACCGGGTTTCCTGGACACCGTCCGGGTTGCATGTGACGGTGGGTGACGAAGCGGGTCGCATTTACGTTTACGATGTGGCCGATAATCTGGCGCATCCACGCATGGACGAGTGGAACAAGCTAAGCGCCGTATTGTATGATCTGAAGATCAACCAAACGGACGAGTTTGATGAGATGGATAAAAAGTCGCCGGTCCCACAAAACACGTCGCTCAACTCGCTCACGTCGCTTACTAGCTCGCCGCTCATATGA